A genomic stretch from Vibrio coralliilyticus includes:
- the glmS gene encoding glutamine--fructose-6-phosphate transaminase (isomerizing): protein MCGIVGAVAQRDVAEILVEGLRRLEYRGYDSAGVAVVDGDSNLTRLRRLGKVQELADAVDAAEVVGGTGIAHTRWATHGEPSEANAHPHMSGDIAVVHNGIIENHEELRELLKSRGYVFESQTDTEVIAHMVEWELRTAESLLEAVQKTAKQLEGAYGTVAVDRKDPSRIVVARSGSPIVIGFGVGENFLASDQLALLNVTRRFMYLEEGDVAEITRREVNVFDLSGERVEREVIESNAEHDAGDKGQYRHFMQKEIYEQPTALINTMEGRLTSDSVVTEAIGVNAAEILSKVEHVQIVACGTSYNAGMTARYWFEDIAGVSCDVEIASEFRYRKFVTRPNSLLITLSQSGETADTLAALRLAKEKGYMAAMTICNVAGSSLVRESDFAFMTRAGVEIGVASTKAFTTQLSALLMLVTALGKQQNRVSKEKEKEIVEALHALPKQINSALSFEKDIEALAEDFADKHHTLFLGRGEFYPIAMEASLKLKEISYIHAEAYAAGELKHGPLALIDADMPVVVVAPSNELLEKLKSNIEEVRARGGLLYVFADADAGFEADETMKIITMPHVSEITAPIYYTIPMQLLSYYVALIKGTDVDQPRNLAKAVTVE, encoded by the coding sequence ATGTGTGGAATCGTCGGTGCTGTTGCACAACGAGATGTCGCTGAAATTTTAGTAGAAGGATTACGTCGCCTTGAGTACCGTGGTTATGACTCTGCAGGTGTTGCTGTAGTTGATGGTGACTCTAATCTGACTCGCCTTCGCCGTCTGGGTAAAGTTCAGGAACTGGCGGATGCTGTGGACGCAGCGGAAGTGGTCGGTGGGACAGGTATCGCCCACACTCGCTGGGCGACACACGGTGAGCCTTCAGAGGCTAATGCGCACCCACACATGTCAGGTGATATTGCTGTTGTGCATAATGGCATCATTGAAAACCATGAAGAGCTGCGTGAGCTACTTAAATCTCGTGGTTACGTATTTGAGTCTCAAACGGATACTGAGGTTATTGCTCATATGGTGGAGTGGGAGCTTCGTACTGCAGAATCACTACTTGAAGCCGTGCAAAAGACCGCAAAGCAGCTTGAAGGCGCTTACGGTACAGTTGCTGTTGATCGCAAAGATCCTTCACGCATTGTTGTTGCTCGCTCTGGTAGCCCGATCGTGATTGGTTTCGGTGTCGGTGAAAACTTCCTCGCTTCAGATCAACTTGCATTGCTTAATGTCACTCGTCGCTTTATGTATCTGGAAGAAGGCGATGTGGCTGAAATAACTCGTCGTGAAGTGAACGTATTTGATCTTTCTGGTGAGCGTGTCGAGCGTGAAGTGATTGAATCAAACGCAGAGCACGATGCGGGTGACAAGGGCCAGTACCGCCACTTCATGCAAAAAGAAATCTATGAGCAACCTACTGCTCTGATTAACACAATGGAAGGACGTTTGACGTCTGATTCTGTGGTGACGGAAGCGATTGGTGTCAATGCCGCTGAGATTTTGAGCAAAGTTGAACACGTCCAGATCGTTGCGTGTGGTACGTCTTACAACGCGGGTATGACTGCGCGTTATTGGTTTGAAGATATTGCTGGTGTAAGTTGTGATGTCGAAATTGCATCTGAGTTCCGCTACCGTAAATTTGTGACTCGTCCAAACAGCCTACTGATCACGCTTTCTCAGTCTGGTGAGACAGCAGATACTTTGGCGGCACTTCGTCTTGCCAAAGAGAAAGGCTACATGGCGGCGATGACGATTTGTAACGTTGCAGGCTCTTCGTTAGTTCGTGAGTCTGATTTTGCTTTCATGACACGTGCTGGCGTCGAAATCGGCGTTGCATCTACTAAAGCCTTCACCACTCAGCTTTCAGCACTGCTAATGCTAGTGACGGCACTTGGTAAGCAGCAAAACCGTGTAAGCAAAGAGAAAGAAAAAGAGATCGTTGAAGCGCTGCATGCATTGCCAAAACAGATCAACTCGGCACTTTCATTTGAGAAAGATATTGAAGCTTTAGCGGAAGATTTTGCGGATAAGCATCACACTTTGTTCCTTGGTCGTGGTGAGTTTTACCCGATCGCCATGGAAGCGTCGTTGAAACTTAAAGAGATTTCTTACATTCACGCTGAAGCTTATGCAGCAGGTGAATTGAAGCATGGTCCACTGGCACTCATTGATGCTGACATGCCAGTCGTTGTCGTCGCACCGAGCAATGAACTGCTGGAAAAACTTAAGTCGAATATTGAAGAAGTGCGTGCTCGTGGTGGCTTGCTGTATGTATTTGCGGATGCGGATGCGGGCTTTGAAGCTGATGAAACCATGAAGATCATCACTATGCCTCACGTAAGCGAAATCACAGCCCCTATCTACTACACGATTCCGATGCAGCTGCTATCGTACTATGTCGCGCTCATCAAAGGGACAGATGTAGATCAACCACGTAACTTGGCAAAAGCGGTAACGGTAGAGTAA
- a CDS encoding LysR family transcriptional regulator ArgP: MRGLDYKWIEALESVVTQGSFERAAESLYISQSAVSQRIKQLEKFLAQPVLVREQPPRATVVGKKLLGLYHRVQLLESELVPELTNSDSERPLAISIATNADSLATWLLPSLQQVLTTRNIELRLAVLNEVRAIEKLKSGEVTGSISLESRPIPGCQADYLGRVDYVCVANPQFVARYFSHGVNYDSLLQAPAVAYDQHDEQHQQFLKEHFNILPDNVRTHRVASSEAFVKMAVAGVAYCLIPSFQIKRELEEGTLVDILPGFLSSYRIYWHHWQLESGVLEEVTQAIVTYAKKVLSS, translated from the coding sequence ATGCGAGGATTAGATTACAAATGGATTGAAGCTCTTGAATCTGTGGTCACTCAAGGTAGCTTTGAACGAGCGGCAGAATCGCTCTACATTTCTCAGTCTGCGGTATCACAACGCATTAAACAGCTCGAAAAATTTCTCGCTCAGCCAGTACTCGTCCGTGAGCAGCCGCCTCGCGCGACTGTAGTTGGTAAAAAGCTGCTGGGCCTTTACCATAGGGTACAATTGCTAGAAAGTGAGCTGGTTCCAGAATTAACCAATAGTGATTCAGAGCGGCCACTCGCGATTTCTATTGCTACCAATGCCGATAGTTTGGCTACTTGGTTACTACCGTCATTACAGCAGGTACTAACCACTCGTAACATTGAGCTTAGGCTTGCTGTGCTTAATGAGGTTAGAGCGATAGAAAAGCTGAAAAGTGGTGAAGTCACAGGATCGATCAGCCTAGAATCAAGACCGATTCCTGGCTGTCAGGCTGATTACCTTGGTCGGGTCGATTATGTCTGTGTAGCGAATCCACAGTTCGTTGCGCGTTATTTTTCTCATGGTGTAAATTATGACTCTTTGCTTCAAGCCCCAGCCGTAGCCTACGATCAACATGATGAACAGCATCAGCAATTTCTCAAAGAACACTTTAATATTTTGCCAGACAACGTGAGAACACATCGAGTAGCCAGTTCTGAAGCGTTCGTGAAAATGGCTGTTGCAGGAGTGGCATATTGCTTGATCCCCAGCTTCCAAATTAAACGCGAGCTGGAGGAGGGGACTTTAGTTGATATATTACCTGGCTTCTTAAGCTCTTATCGCATCTATTGGCATCACTGGCAGTTAGAGTCTGGTGTGTTGGAAGAAGTCACGCAAGCCATTGTCACTTATGCGAAAAAGGTATTATCGAGTTAG
- a CDS encoding LysE/ArgO family amino acid transporter codes for MNLWVLLQGFGLGASMIIPIGAQNAYVLNQGIKRNHHLTTATICSVLDVIFISLGVFGGGALLSQNETLLTVVTLGGIAFLTFYGLLSLKSARQSDQMSESIHQVTARGRRAVILGALAVTVLNPHLYLDTVVILGSIGGQFEGQDRIAFALGTSLASFVWFYTLSIGAAKLGPTLSKPKVKQGIDIAIALMMFSIAFMLINELIAQHG; via the coding sequence GTGAACTTATGGGTGTTATTACAAGGCTTTGGGCTCGGTGCCAGCATGATCATTCCTATTGGCGCACAGAACGCTTACGTTCTTAATCAAGGTATTAAGAGAAACCATCACTTAACCACCGCAACTATTTGTAGTGTTCTCGATGTGATATTCATCTCACTCGGTGTTTTCGGTGGTGGAGCTTTGTTATCACAAAACGAAACGCTACTGACCGTAGTGACTCTGGGCGGTATTGCATTTTTGACCTTCTATGGCTTACTTTCACTCAAAAGTGCACGACAAAGTGACCAGATGTCAGAGTCAATACATCAGGTGACTGCTCGCGGCCGTCGTGCTGTGATCCTTGGGGCATTAGCTGTCACAGTACTCAACCCACACCTGTATCTTGATACTGTCGTCATCCTAGGTTCAATCGGTGGTCAGTTCGAAGGACAAGACCGAATTGCCTTTGCACTTGGCACGAGCTTGGCCTCATTCGTGTGGTTCTATACCTTATCGATAGGCGCAGCTAAACTTGGTCCGACACTGTCAAAACCAAAAGTAAAACAAGGGATAGACATTGCGATAGCACTAATGATGTTCTCCATCGCATTCATGCTGATCAACGAATTAATAGCTCAACACGGATAG
- a CDS encoding DeoR/GlpR family DNA-binding transcription regulator has protein sequence MSKRNTQLRRHAISNLVNEKGEVSVEALSLQFETSEVTIRKDLASLEKNGQLLRRYGGAIALPKEVVSDELSENVSIRKNELAQAAAKLIREHNRIVIDSGSTTASLIKQLDGMRGLVVMTNSLNVANALNELESEPTLLMTGGTWDAHSESFQGQVAESVLRSYDFDQLFIGADGVDLERGTTTFNELVGLSKVMAEVSREVIVMVESEKIGRKIPNLELAWDVIDILITNKDLDQELKTKIESHGVKVLCA, from the coding sequence ATGTCGAAGCGAAACACACAACTAAGAAGACACGCAATTTCTAATCTAGTGAATGAGAAAGGAGAGGTCAGTGTTGAGGCTTTGTCTCTCCAGTTTGAGACTTCTGAAGTCACAATTCGAAAGGATCTCGCCTCTTTAGAGAAAAATGGCCAATTACTGCGTCGCTATGGTGGTGCTATTGCATTACCAAAAGAAGTCGTCAGCGATGAATTGAGCGAAAATGTTTCGATTCGTAAGAATGAACTCGCCCAAGCGGCCGCCAAGCTGATCCGCGAGCACAATCGCATTGTGATCGACAGTGGCAGTACCACTGCTTCGCTGATCAAACAACTGGATGGTATGCGTGGTTTGGTTGTGATGACCAACTCGCTCAATGTTGCGAACGCGCTTAATGAGCTTGAAAGTGAGCCTACGTTATTGATGACGGGCGGGACTTGGGATGCACATTCTGAGTCTTTTCAAGGACAAGTGGCGGAGTCGGTACTACGCTCATATGACTTTGACCAGCTATTTATTGGCGCTGATGGCGTTGACTTAGAGCGAGGTACGACAACATTTAATGAATTGGTCGGCCTAAGTAAAGTGATGGCTGAAGTATCTCGTGAAGTGATAGTGATGGTCGAATCGGAAAAGATTGGCAGAAAGATACCTAACTTAGAACTCGCTTGGGATGTCATCGATATCTTAATTACTAACAAAGACTTAGACCAAGAGCTAAAAACAAAAATCGAATCTCATGGTGTCAAAGTCCTTTGTGCATAA
- a CDS encoding sensor domain-containing diguanylate cyclase — MRQQKNIFWHLCITTIVLVSVVLAYYAQRYQTLQKDTVELTAKQAMHQLAYSEREYQGVRSQFVSIIKLLSHSRSLYDYILVPNDDNRQVVEEIWSSVAINQKWYTQIRFLDNSGYEKLRLNYLLSGNRASIVDQLQDKSHRGYFRYAQQLKDDQIGAWGIDLEMENGELVYPYKPALRLITPVEVGEERVGYLILNIDVWYLSSRLNYSPDDFFRPELVGEKGFYSVSDDPSKLFGNLLASRSQHNLASLYPKTWQTMQTKKSGYVIENDHLVVFNLLQISPRHKLYLVIDLSRDELKARSERDYQLLVKEASIVLLVVLAFTIPATCILVYYRKRSLESQLARAALSGMSAVVISDKRHRVVLVNHEFEKLTGYRQKEISSKNIIQTLVGEKTFASMLALFNKATSSQTWEDEVSIENPKTGSKVTAIMRVQCVLAKGKKVSYYITSLVDISERKELEERLRILSEKDELTQLWNRRKFEQELRRSAKLTQRYPKVQDTCLALLDIDFFKRVNDEQGHDEGDRVISRVGAIIIETLRETDFIARIGGEEFAIIMPHSSIDEAEQALNRVRVAVEIASDVPVTVSVGLTDLTADSTRCYKCADIALYESKTLGRNRVSVCKSSDEIA; from the coding sequence GTGAGACAACAAAAAAACATCTTTTGGCACTTGTGCATTACCACTATTGTGTTGGTGTCAGTGGTGCTTGCTTACTATGCCCAGCGCTACCAAACCCTCCAAAAAGACACAGTCGAGTTAACAGCTAAGCAGGCCATGCATCAATTGGCCTACAGTGAGCGTGAATATCAGGGTGTCCGCAGTCAGTTTGTTTCCATTATTAAACTTCTTTCGCATAGTCGAAGTTTGTACGATTATATCTTAGTGCCGAATGATGATAATCGTCAGGTGGTGGAAGAAATTTGGTCATCGGTTGCTATTAACCAAAAATGGTATACCCAAATTCGTTTCCTTGATAATTCTGGCTATGAGAAACTCAGACTTAACTACTTACTGAGTGGCAATCGCGCCAGCATTGTAGACCAACTGCAAGACAAATCGCATCGTGGTTATTTCCGCTACGCTCAACAGCTGAAAGATGATCAGATTGGTGCATGGGGCATTGACCTCGAGATGGAAAATGGCGAACTGGTTTATCCTTATAAACCCGCCTTGCGTTTGATCACGCCCGTTGAAGTTGGAGAAGAACGAGTAGGTTATTTGATCCTCAATATTGATGTTTGGTATCTGAGCTCTCGTCTTAACTATTCGCCTGATGACTTCTTTCGTCCAGAGCTTGTTGGCGAAAAAGGTTTTTACTCGGTGAGTGACGATCCGAGTAAATTATTTGGTAATTTATTAGCCAGTCGTAGTCAGCATAACTTAGCGAGTCTCTACCCTAAGACTTGGCAAACCATGCAAACGAAAAAGTCGGGTTATGTGATAGAAAATGATCATCTGGTGGTATTCAATCTACTGCAGATATCCCCTCGCCATAAATTGTATCTGGTAATCGATTTAAGTCGTGACGAGCTCAAAGCCCGCAGTGAAAGAGACTACCAGTTGTTAGTAAAAGAAGCTTCGATTGTACTGCTGGTGGTGCTCGCTTTTACGATTCCTGCAACCTGTATCTTGGTTTACTATCGCAAACGCAGCCTTGAAAGTCAGCTAGCCAGAGCTGCACTAAGTGGTATGTCAGCCGTGGTGATCTCAGACAAGCGCCACCGAGTCGTGCTTGTTAATCATGAGTTTGAAAAGCTGACAGGTTATCGCCAAAAAGAGATCTCCTCCAAAAATATAATTCAAACATTGGTAGGAGAGAAGACGTTTGCTTCCATGCTTGCTTTGTTCAACAAAGCGACTTCTAGCCAAACGTGGGAGGATGAAGTCAGCATTGAGAATCCCAAAACAGGCTCTAAGGTGACAGCAATAATGCGAGTGCAGTGTGTGTTGGCGAAAGGAAAAAAAGTCAGTTACTACATTACCTCGCTGGTGGATATTTCAGAGCGTAAGGAACTTGAAGAGCGTTTACGTATTTTGAGTGAGAAGGATGAATTGACGCAGCTCTGGAATCGCCGGAAATTTGAGCAAGAACTGCGCCGCAGTGCCAAGTTAACGCAACGCTACCCTAAGGTGCAGGACACTTGCTTGGCGTTACTGGATATTGACTTCTTTAAGCGAGTTAATGATGAGCAAGGTCATGATGAAGGTGACAGAGTGATAAGCCGTGTAGGCGCTATTATTATTGAGACCTTGCGTGAGACGGATTTTATTGCTCGTATTGGCGGTGAAGAGTTCGCGATTATCATGCCGCATAGCAGTATTGATGAAGCAGAGCAGGCGCTGAACCGGGTGCGAGTCGCGGTTGAAATAGCTTCAGATGTCCCTGTCACTGTCAGTGTTGGGTTGACGGATCTGACGGCAGATAGCACTCGCTGTTATAAATGTGCAGATATTGCTCTGTACGAGTCTAAGACGCTAGGGCGAAATCGAGTCTCTGTGTGTAAAAGCAGTGATGAGATTGCTTAA
- a CDS encoding YbaK/EbsC family protein, producing MDRLESIYQYNTALLKRLNVQYKEWRHEPILDFATDLRVAEQLGWTGTHSKSLFLKFKGAGHALFLTHKDARLDSKAIKQKLGKRPSICSDEEMMQQLGCMPGAVCPFGMPESIEILVDRSLYHHPEILYTPGYPERTIGIQGAVLPTLLNALPNSITEM from the coding sequence ATGGATAGACTTGAAAGTATTTATCAATACAATACAGCACTTCTTAAGCGGCTTAATGTTCAATACAAAGAGTGGCGACATGAGCCAATTCTAGATTTTGCCACCGATTTACGCGTCGCTGAGCAACTAGGTTGGACAGGTACGCATAGTAAGAGTCTGTTTCTTAAGTTCAAAGGCGCTGGACACGCCCTATTTCTAACTCACAAAGATGCGCGTTTAGACAGTAAAGCAATCAAACAAAAACTGGGAAAACGCCCGTCTATATGCAGTGATGAAGAAATGATGCAGCAGCTCGGTTGCATGCCCGGTGCCGTATGCCCCTTTGGGATGCCTGAAAGTATCGAAATTCTAGTCGATCGCTCGCTATACCATCATCCTGAAATTCTCTATACACCCGGCTACCCAGAACGGACCATAGGTATTCAAGGGGCTGTCCTGCCGACTTTGCTTAACGCTCTGCCAAACTCCATCACTGAAATGTAA
- the pykF gene encoding pyruvate kinase PykF → MKKTKIVCTIGPKTESVEKLTELVNAGMNVMRLNFSHGDYQEHGTRIANFRKVMEESGKQLAILLDTKGPEIRTIKLENGDDVDLVAGQEFTFTTDTSVVGDKDKVAVTYAGFAADLNVGNTILVDDGLIEMEVLATSETEVKCKVLNNGALGENKGVNLPGVSVNLPALSEKDKNDLKFGCEQGVDFVAASFIRKASDVKEIREVLAANGGENIHIISKIENQEGVDNFDEILELSDGIMVARGDLGVEIPAEEVIFAQKMMIEKCNRARKMVITATQMLDSMINNPRPTRAEAGDVANAVMDGTDAVMLSGETAKGKYPVEAVTIMAQIANRTDAALKAELGSRLDSPRLRITEAVCKGAVDTAEKLAAPLIVVATEGGKSARSVRKYFPTANILALTNNAKTAAQLVLTKGVRPVLVDSIDSTDAFYVLGKELALESGLGKKGDIVVMVSGALVASGTTNTASVHVL, encoded by the coding sequence ATGAAAAAGACCAAAATCGTATGTACGATTGGCCCTAAAACTGAATCTGTAGAGAAGCTAACTGAACTCGTAAATGCAGGCATGAACGTAATGCGCCTAAACTTCTCTCACGGTGACTACCAAGAGCATGGCACTCGTATTGCGAACTTCCGTAAAGTAATGGAAGAGTCTGGCAAGCAACTGGCTATCCTTTTAGATACTAAAGGTCCAGAGATCCGTACTATCAAGCTAGAAAATGGCGACGATGTTGATCTGGTTGCTGGTCAGGAGTTCACTTTCACAACTGACACTTCAGTTGTGGGCGACAAAGACAAAGTAGCGGTAACTTACGCAGGTTTCGCAGCAGACCTTAACGTTGGTAACACGATCCTAGTGGACGACGGTCTAATCGAAATGGAAGTACTAGCAACTTCAGAAACTGAAGTGAAATGTAAGGTACTGAACAACGGCGCACTAGGCGAAAACAAAGGCGTTAACCTACCTGGCGTTTCAGTAAACCTACCTGCTCTATCTGAAAAAGATAAGAACGACCTTAAGTTTGGTTGTGAGCAAGGCGTTGACTTCGTTGCAGCCTCTTTCATCCGTAAAGCGTCTGACGTAAAAGAAATTCGCGAAGTACTTGCGGCTAACGGCGGTGAAAACATCCACATCATCTCTAAGATCGAAAACCAAGAAGGTGTTGATAACTTCGATGAGATCCTAGAGCTGTCTGACGGTATCATGGTTGCTCGTGGTGACCTAGGTGTTGAAATCCCAGCGGAAGAAGTGATCTTCGCTCAGAAGATGATGATCGAGAAATGTAACCGTGCACGTAAGATGGTTATCACAGCAACTCAAATGCTTGATTCTATGATCAACAACCCACGTCCTACTCGTGCAGAAGCAGGTGACGTAGCGAACGCTGTGATGGACGGTACTGATGCTGTGATGCTTTCTGGTGAAACAGCCAAAGGTAAGTACCCTGTTGAAGCAGTTACTATCATGGCTCAGATCGCAAACCGCACAGACGCAGCACTAAAAGCTGAACTTGGTTCTCGCCTAGACAGCCCTCGTCTACGTATCACAGAAGCAGTATGTAAAGGCGCGGTAGACACTGCTGAAAAGCTAGCAGCTCCACTGATTGTTGTTGCAACTGAAGGCGGTAAATCAGCTCGTTCAGTACGTAAGTACTTCCCAACAGCAAACATCCTTGCACTGACTAATAATGCAAAAACTGCTGCTCAGCTTGTACTAACAAAAGGCGTTCGTCCTGTATTGGTTGATTCTATCGATAGTACTGACGCGTTCTACGTTCTAGGTAAAGAGCTAGCACTAGAGTCAGGTCTAGGCAAAAAAGGCGATATCGTTGTTATGGTATCAGGTGCTCTAGTCGCTTCTGGTACAACTAATACAGCTTCTGTACACGTCCTGTAA
- the leuD gene encoding 3-isopropylmalate dehydratase small subunit, with product MSGFKQHTGLVVPLDAANVDTDAIIPKQFLQKVSRLGFGKHLFHDWRFLDDAGEQPNPEFVMNAPRYQGASILLARENFGCGSSREHAPWALADYGIKAMIAPSFADIFYGNSINNQMVPVRLTEQEVDEIFQFVEANEGAQVEVDLEANVVRANGKEYTFEIDEFRRHCLLNGLDNIGLTLQHEDKIAEYENRIPSFLK from the coding sequence ATGTCAGGTTTTAAACAACACACAGGCTTAGTTGTTCCTCTAGATGCAGCGAATGTCGATACCGATGCTATTATCCCCAAGCAATTTCTACAAAAGGTTTCTCGCCTAGGGTTTGGTAAACATCTATTCCATGATTGGCGCTTCCTTGATGATGCAGGTGAGCAACCCAATCCAGAATTCGTGATGAATGCTCCTCGTTATCAAGGCGCTTCGATTCTTCTTGCTCGTGAAAACTTTGGTTGTGGATCATCCCGTGAACACGCGCCTTGGGCACTAGCAGATTACGGCATCAAAGCAATGATCGCACCAAGCTTTGCCGATATCTTCTACGGTAACTCTATCAACAACCAGATGGTACCAGTTCGTCTCACAGAGCAAGAAGTCGATGAGATCTTCCAATTTGTTGAAGCCAATGAAGGCGCACAAGTAGAAGTTGATCTAGAAGCCAACGTGGTTCGCGCAAATGGAAAAGAATACACATTTGAGATCGACGAGTTCCGTCGCCACTGTCTATTAAACGGTTTAGATAACATAGGCTTAACTCTTCAACACGAAGACAAAATCGCTGAATACGAAAATCGCATTCCTTCGTTTCTTAAATAG
- a CDS encoding oxidative stress defense protein: MKRVSSLAIAVSGLVSIGAYADTPNFPHLATTGYGEVVAKPDMAKFTVRVVETTMTAEQAKQTVDKVVSDFLSELKDEGMSADNITSSNLYISPQYHYPKDGKPELVGYRASRTVNVTVDELANLNQYLDIALNSGINQVENIQLKVKEQAKYQEQARQAAIKDANSKAESLASGFGKDINGVWRIDYNMPSSQPVLMRSMAMDAKAESNTYQDSTIVIRDRVDVIYQLD, encoded by the coding sequence ATGAAGAGAGTTTCTAGCCTAGCGATTGCTGTTTCAGGCTTAGTGAGTATCGGTGCTTATGCGGATACACCTAACTTCCCGCACCTAGCAACGACCGGTTATGGTGAAGTCGTAGCAAAGCCAGACATGGCTAAATTTACAGTTCGTGTGGTGGAAACCACAATGACGGCAGAGCAAGCTAAGCAGACGGTGGATAAAGTTGTCTCTGACTTTTTGTCTGAGCTGAAAGATGAAGGCATGAGTGCGGATAACATCACGAGTTCTAACCTTTATATCTCTCCTCAATACCATTACCCGAAAGATGGCAAACCTGAGCTGGTAGGCTATCGTGCATCGAGAACGGTCAACGTGACGGTTGATGAGTTAGCTAATCTTAATCAGTACCTAGATATTGCGTTGAACTCCGGTATCAATCAGGTAGAAAATATTCAATTAAAGGTCAAAGAGCAGGCTAAGTACCAAGAACAAGCGCGTCAAGCGGCCATTAAGGACGCTAACAGCAAGGCTGAGTCATTAGCTTCTGGTTTTGGTAAAGATATCAATGGCGTATGGCGAATCGATTATAATATGCCAAGTTCTCAGCCCGTCCTCATGCGTTCTATGGCGATGGATGCGAAAGCGGAGTCTAATACCTACCAAGATTCAACAATTGTGATTCGTGATCGAGTTGACGTCATTTACCAGTTAGATTAA
- a CDS encoding GntR family transcriptional regulator has protein sequence MSSPTLTDKVSKMIYQDILSGELKPNQKLVVADLKNRYRVGASPIREALVQLSWTKYVSLEPQKGCWVSPVCVDELADLYESLRTVAAVLLKKSIRSGGEEWELEVLTSFHKLSRVSLTNDEFDWKEWEERLHQFHIALLEGANSRNMFEFFTDLINQIKRYRYFARNNGLDPRQFEIDECEKIMKLVLAKDTEQAAEQFDRHLHRSMEQIQTTIEHAA, from the coding sequence GTGTCTAGCCCAACGTTGACTGATAAAGTCTCGAAAATGATCTACCAAGACATCCTAAGTGGTGAGCTCAAACCAAACCAAAAGCTTGTTGTCGCAGATCTAAAAAACCGATACCGCGTAGGGGCCTCACCAATCAGAGAAGCACTTGTGCAACTCTCATGGACGAAGTATGTCAGCTTAGAGCCACAAAAGGGCTGTTGGGTGTCGCCAGTATGTGTTGATGAACTGGCTGATCTCTACGAAAGCCTACGCACTGTCGCCGCCGTATTGTTGAAAAAATCGATTCGTTCAGGAGGAGAAGAGTGGGAGCTGGAAGTGCTAACATCATTTCATAAGTTATCGCGAGTCAGCCTAACCAATGATGAATTCGACTGGAAAGAATGGGAAGAGCGTCTGCATCAATTCCATATCGCTCTGCTCGAAGGTGCCAATTCACGCAATATGTTTGAGTTTTTCACAGATCTTATAAACCAAATTAAGCGTTATCGCTACTTTGCGCGTAACAACGGACTAGACCCACGTCAATTTGAAATCGATGAGTGTGAGAAAATCATGAAGTTGGTACTGGCCAAAGATACAGAACAAGCTGCCGAGCAATTTGATCGTCACCTTCATCGTTCAATGGAACAAATCCAAACCACCATTGAGCACGCGGCTTAA